One region of Ptychodera flava strain L36383 chromosome 3 unlocalized genomic scaffold, AS_Pfla_20210202 Scaffold_27__1_contigs__length_13241970_pilon, whole genome shotgun sequence genomic DNA includes:
- the LOC139126164 gene encoding poly(3-hydroxybutyrate) depolymerase-like isoform X2 — protein sequence MATAIWLVSTLLSLATVGQCVLWVPDPDPDPLLGYGADPSQISVSGIGSGGYMAVQVQVAYSNSIMGCGTLAAGPYHCAEGSTLRALGACSDSPQDIDVIRLIDFTYSAEGSGDIDPVTGIADDKVYLFSGTSDTTVVPGVVLELESYYKEFINPTQIMTEYGTNANFAMITEHYGNGCTTSRRPYINNCNYPAAFHLMNHIYGGNLQRPSYTAAPGGDLLSFDQTELEPSVIGGTSLDSVGYIYVPTGCAHKPGCKLHIVFHGCSQGRNTLEEEFVLNSGYNEVGELNDIIIVYPQATSSAGNTNGCFD from the exons ATGGCGACTGCAATATGGTTAGTCTCTACACTGTTGTCCTTAGCTACTGTAGGTCAGTGTGTTCTATGGGTACCAGACCCTGATCCAGATCCACTCC TTGGTTATGGTGCAGATCCAAGCCAGATATCGGTCAGTGGTATTGGATCGGGAGGTTACATGGCTGTACAAGTACAAGTGGCATATTCAAATAGTATTATGGGATGTGGAACTTTGGCTGCAG GACCATATCACTGCGCAGAAGGCAGTACGCTTAGGGCACTTGGCGCATGTTCTGATTCACCTCAAGACATTGACGTCATCAGATTGATTGATTTCACATACTCTGCTGAAGGTTCTGGAGACATTGACCCCGTGACAGGAATTGCTGATGATAAAGTTTATTTGTTCAGTGGAACTTCAGACACAACAGTTGTACCCG GTGTGGTATTGGAATTGGAAAGCTACTATAAAGAATTCATTAATCCGACTCAAATCATGACGGAGTATGGCACCAATGCAAACTTTGCTATG ATCACTGAACACTATGGTAACGGTTGTACAACAAGTCGGAGACCCTACATTAACAACTGTAACTATCCTGCTGCATTTCATCTGATGAATCACATATATGGAGGTAATTTGCAG AGACCCTCCTACACGGCTGCACCTGGTGGTGAC TTGCTATCATTTGACCAGACCGAACTGGAGCCTTCTGTCATTGGTGGTACCAGCCTTGACAGTGTTGGCTACATATACGTACCGACAGGCTGCGCTCATAAACCAG GTTGCAAGTTGCATATCGTTTTCCACGGCTGTAGTCAGGGAAG aaacacACTGGAAGAAGAATTTGTTTTAAACTCAGGATACAACGAAGTTGGCGAActcaatgacatcatcatcgTGTATCCCCAGGCAACAAGCAGCGCCGGAAACACCAATGGATGTTTTGATTG A
- the LOC139126164 gene encoding poly(3-hydroxybutyrate) depolymerase-like isoform X1 — protein sequence MATAIWLVSTLLSLATVGQCVLWVPDPDPDPLLGYGADPSQISVSGIGSGGYMAVQVQVAYSNSIMGCGTLAAGPYHCAEGSTLRALGACSDSPQDIDVIRLIDFTYSAEGSGDIDPVTGIADDKVYLFSGTSDTTVVPGVVLELESYYKEFINPTQIMTEYGTNANFAMITEHYGNGCTTSRRPYINNCNYPAAFHLMNHIYGGNLQRPSYTAAPGGDLLSFDQTELEPSVIGGTSLDSVGYIYVPTGCAHKPGCKLHIVFHGCSQGRNTLEEEFVLNSGYNEVGELNDIIIVYPQATSSAGNTNGCFDWWGYTNNSYDLKSGVQMQFVKNIIDRVTSDMEVCAVMENMFSRYQCVPAPPDPTVLLPSTTCPPVY from the exons ATGGCGACTGCAATATGGTTAGTCTCTACACTGTTGTCCTTAGCTACTGTAGGTCAGTGTGTTCTATGGGTACCAGACCCTGATCCAGATCCACTCC TTGGTTATGGTGCAGATCCAAGCCAGATATCGGTCAGTGGTATTGGATCGGGAGGTTACATGGCTGTACAAGTACAAGTGGCATATTCAAATAGTATTATGGGATGTGGAACTTTGGCTGCAG GACCATATCACTGCGCAGAAGGCAGTACGCTTAGGGCACTTGGCGCATGTTCTGATTCACCTCAAGACATTGACGTCATCAGATTGATTGATTTCACATACTCTGCTGAAGGTTCTGGAGACATTGACCCCGTGACAGGAATTGCTGATGATAAAGTTTATTTGTTCAGTGGAACTTCAGACACAACAGTTGTACCCG GTGTGGTATTGGAATTGGAAAGCTACTATAAAGAATTCATTAATCCGACTCAAATCATGACGGAGTATGGCACCAATGCAAACTTTGCTATG ATCACTGAACACTATGGTAACGGTTGTACAACAAGTCGGAGACCCTACATTAACAACTGTAACTATCCTGCTGCATTTCATCTGATGAATCACATATATGGAGGTAATTTGCAG AGACCCTCCTACACGGCTGCACCTGGTGGTGAC TTGCTATCATTTGACCAGACCGAACTGGAGCCTTCTGTCATTGGTGGTACCAGCCTTGACAGTGTTGGCTACATATACGTACCGACAGGCTGCGCTCATAAACCAG GTTGCAAGTTGCATATCGTTTTCCACGGCTGTAGTCAGGGAAG aaacacACTGGAAGAAGAATTTGTTTTAAACTCAGGATACAACGAAGTTGGCGAActcaatgacatcatcatcgTGTATCCCCAGGCAACAAGCAGCGCCGGAAACACCAATGGATGTTTTGATTG GTGGGGTTACACAAACAACTCATACG ACCTGAAGTCCGGAGTGCAGATGCAGTTCGTCAAAAATATAATCGACCGAGTGACGTCAGATATGGAAGTTTGTGCCGTAATGGAAAACATGTTCTCCAGATACCAGTGTGTACCAGCGCCTCCTGACCCAACGGTGTTGCTTCCCAGTACAACTTGTCCTCCTGTTTATTAA